Proteins encoded within one genomic window of Rhinolophus sinicus isolate RSC01 linkage group LG14, ASM3656204v1, whole genome shotgun sequence:
- the AMPD2 gene encoding AMP deaminase 2 isoform X4: MASEARGGLGAPPLQSARSLPGPAPCHKHFPLDLRTSMDGKCKEIAEELFSRSLAESELRSAPYEFPEESPIEQLEERRQRLERQISQDVKLEPDILLRAKQDFLKTDSDLDFQLYKEQSEGQGDRGLRERDMVLEREFQRVTIAGDEKCGVPFTDLLDAAKSVVRALFIREKYMALSLQGFCTTTRRYLQQLAEKPLETRTYEQGPDTPVSADAPVHPPALEQHPYEHWEPSAMPGDLGLGLRMVQGVVHVYTRREPDVHCSEVELPYPDLQEFVADVNVLMALIINGPIKSFCYRRLQYLSSKFQMHVLLNEMKELAAQKKVPHRDFYNIRKVDTHIHASSCMNQKHLLRFIKRAMKRHLEEIVHVEQGREQTLREVFESMNLTAYDLSVDTLDVHADRNTFHRFDKFNAKYNPIGESVLREIFIKTDNKVSGKYFAHIIKEVMADLEESKYQNAELRLSIYGRSRDEWDKLAHWAVMHRVHSPNVRWLVQVPRLFDVYRTKGQLANFQEMLENIFLPLFEATVHPASHPELHLFLQHVDGFDSVDDESKPENHVFNLESPLPEAWVEEDNPPYAYYLYYTFANMAMLNHLRRQRGFHTFVLRPHCGEAGPIHHLVSAFMLAENISHGLLLRKAPVLQYLYYLAQIGIAMSPLSNNSLFLSYHRNPLPEYLSRGLMVSLSTDDPLQFHFTKEPLMEEYSIATQVWKLSSCDMCELARNSVLMSGFSHKVKSHWLGPNYTKEGPEGNDIRRTNVPDIRVSYRHETLCQELALITQAVQSEMLETIPEEPGLTMSPGPQ; this comes from the exons ATGGCCTCAG AGGCTCGGGGTGGGCTGGGGGCCCCTCCGCTGCAGTCTGCCCGAtccctgccaggccctgccccctGCCACAAGCACTTCCCGCTCGACCTACGCACGTCTATGGATGGCAAATGCAAGGAGATCGCGGAG GAGCTGTTCAGCCGCTCCCTGGCTGAGAGCGAGCTCCGCAGCGCCCCCTACGAGTTCCCCGAGGAAAGCCCCATCGAGCAGCTGGAGGAGCGCAGGCAGCGCCTGGAGCGGCAGATCAGCCAGGATGTCAA GCTGGAGCCCGACATCCTGCTTCGGGCCAAGCAGGATTTCCTGAAGACGGACAGTGACTTGGACTTCCa GCTCTACAAGGAGCAGAGTGAGGGGCAAGGTGACCGGGGTCTGCGGGAGCGTGACATGGTGCTGGAGCGGGAATTTCAGCGGGTCACCATCGCTGGGGATGAGAAGTGTGGG GTGCCATTCACAGACCTGCTGGACGCAGCCAAGAGTGTGGTGCGGGCCCTCTTCATCCGGGAGAAGTACATGGCGTTGTCGCTGCAGGGCTTCTGCACCACTACCCGCCGGTATCTGCAGCAGCTGGCTGAGAAGCCTCTGGAGACGCGGACCTATGAGCAGGGCCCCGACACCCCTGTGTCTGCAG ATGCCCCGGTGCACCCCCCGGCGCTGGAGCAGCACCCCTATGAGCACTGGGAGCCCAGCGCCATGCCCGGGGACCTGGGCCTGGGTCTGCGCATGGTACAGGGCGTGGTGCACGTCTACACCCGCAGGGAGCCCGATGTGCA TTGCTCTGAGGTGGAGCTGCCATACCCGGACCTGCAGGAGTTTGTGGCTGACGTCAACGTGCTGATGGCGCTGATTATCAACGGCCCCAT AAAGTCGTTCTGCTACCGCCGGCTGCAGTACCTGAGCTCCAAGTTCCAGATGCACGTGCTGCTCAATGAGATGAAAGAGCTAGCTGCCCAGAAGAAGGTGCCACACCGAGATTTCTACAACATCCGCAAG GTGGATACGCACATCCACGCCTCGTCCTGCATGAACCAGAAGCACCTACTGCGCTTCATCAAGCGGGCAATGAAGCGCCACCTGGAGGAGATCGTGCACGTGGAGCAGGGCCGTGAGCAGACGCTGCGGGAGGTCTTCGAGAGCATGAATCTCACGGCCTATGACCTGAGTGTTGACACACTGGACGTGCATGCG GACAGGAACACCTTCCATCGCTTTGACAAGTTCAATGCCAAGTACAACCCTATTGGGGAATCTGTCCTCCGAGAGATCTTCATCAAGACGGACAACAAGGTTTCTGGGAAGTACTTCGCTCACATCATCAAG GAGGTGATGGCAGACCTGGAGGAGAGCAAATACCAGAATGCGGAGCTGAGGCTGTCCATCTATGGGCGCTCGAGGGACGAGTGGGACAAGCTGGCACACTGGGCCGTGATGCATCGCGTGCACTCCCCCAACGTGCGCTGGCTCGTGCAGGTGCCGCGCCTCTT TGATGTGTACCGTACCAAGGGCCAGCTGGCCAACTTTCAGGAGATGCTGGAGAACATCTTCCTGCCGCTGTTCGAGGCCACCGTGCACCCTGCCAGCCACCCGGAACTGCACCTCTTCCTGCAGCAT GTGGACGGCTTTGACAGCGTGGATGATGAGTCCAAGCCCGAGAACCACGTCTTCAACCTGGAGAGCCCCCTGCCCGAGGCTTGGGTGGAGGAGGACAACCCGCCCTACGCCTATTATCTGTACTACACCTTCGCCAACATGGCCATGCTGAACCACCTGCGCAG GCAAAGGGGCTTCCACACGTTTGTGCTGCGGCCGCACTGCGGGGAGGCTGGGCCCATCCACCACCTGGTGTCTGCGTTCATGCTGGCTGAGAACATCTCGCACGGGCTGCTTCTGCGCAAG GCCCCGGTCCTGCAGTACCTGTATTACCTGGCCCAGATCGGCATCGCCATGTCGCCGCTCAGCAACAACAGCCTCTTCCTCAGCTACCACCGGAACCCGCTACCTGAGTACCTGTCCCGCGGCCTCATGGTCTCGCTGTCCACTGACGACCCTCTGCAGTTCCACTTCACCAAG GAGCCGCTGATGGAAGAGTACAGCATCGCCACCCAGGTGTGGAAGCTCAGTTCCTGCGACATGTGTGAGCTGGCGCGCAACAGTGTGCTCATGAGTGGCTTCTCCCACAAG GTGAAGAGCCACTGGCTGGGACCCAACTACACCAAGGAGGGTCCTGAGGGCAATGACATCCGCCGCACGAACGTGCCGGACATCCGCGTGAGCTACCGCCACGAGACCCTGTGCCAGGAGCTGGCGCTCATCACGCAGGCCGTCCAAAGTGAGATGCTGGAGACCATCCCTGAGGAGCCAGGTCTCACCATGAGTCCGGGGCCTCAGTGA
- the AMPD2 gene encoding AMP deaminase 2 isoform X5: MASEPWRPIHPARANPRPNIPLRSVPASSPPLQYQELFSRSLAESELRSAPYEFPEESPIEQLEERRQRLERQISQDVKLEPDILLRAKQDFLKTDSDLDFQLYKEQSEGQGDRGLRERDMVLEREFQRVTIAGDEKCGVPFTDLLDAAKSVVRALFIREKYMALSLQGFCTTTRRYLQQLAEKPLETRTYEQGPDTPVSADAPVHPPALEQHPYEHWEPSAMPGDLGLGLRMVQGVVHVYTRREPDVHCSEVELPYPDLQEFVADVNVLMALIINGPIKSFCYRRLQYLSSKFQMHVLLNEMKELAAQKKVPHRDFYNIRKVDTHIHASSCMNQKHLLRFIKRAMKRHLEEIVHVEQGREQTLREVFESMNLTAYDLSVDTLDVHADRNTFHRFDKFNAKYNPIGESVLREIFIKTDNKVSGKYFAHIIKEVMADLEESKYQNAELRLSIYGRSRDEWDKLAHWAVMHRVHSPNVRWLVQVPRLFDVYRTKGQLANFQEMLENIFLPLFEATVHPASHPELHLFLQHVDGFDSVDDESKPENHVFNLESPLPEAWVEEDNPPYAYYLYYTFANMAMLNHLRRQRGFHTFVLRPHCGEAGPIHHLVSAFMLAENISHGLLLRKAPVLQYLYYLAQIGIAMSPLSNNSLFLSYHRNPLPEYLSRGLMVSLSTDDPLQFHFTKEPLMEEYSIATQVWKLSSCDMCELARNSVLMSGFSHKVKSHWLGPNYTKEGPEGNDIRRTNVPDIRVSYRHETLCQELALITQAVQSEMLETIPEEPGLTMSPGPQ, translated from the exons ATGGCCTCAG AGCCATGGCGTCCTATCCATCCGGCCCGGGCAAACCCAAGGCCAAATATCCCTTTAAGAAGCGTGCCAGCCAGCAGCCCTCCTCTGCAGTACCAG GAGCTGTTCAGCCGCTCCCTGGCTGAGAGCGAGCTCCGCAGCGCCCCCTACGAGTTCCCCGAGGAAAGCCCCATCGAGCAGCTGGAGGAGCGCAGGCAGCGCCTGGAGCGGCAGATCAGCCAGGATGTCAA GCTGGAGCCCGACATCCTGCTTCGGGCCAAGCAGGATTTCCTGAAGACGGACAGTGACTTGGACTTCCa GCTCTACAAGGAGCAGAGTGAGGGGCAAGGTGACCGGGGTCTGCGGGAGCGTGACATGGTGCTGGAGCGGGAATTTCAGCGGGTCACCATCGCTGGGGATGAGAAGTGTGGG GTGCCATTCACAGACCTGCTGGACGCAGCCAAGAGTGTGGTGCGGGCCCTCTTCATCCGGGAGAAGTACATGGCGTTGTCGCTGCAGGGCTTCTGCACCACTACCCGCCGGTATCTGCAGCAGCTGGCTGAGAAGCCTCTGGAGACGCGGACCTATGAGCAGGGCCCCGACACCCCTGTGTCTGCAG ATGCCCCGGTGCACCCCCCGGCGCTGGAGCAGCACCCCTATGAGCACTGGGAGCCCAGCGCCATGCCCGGGGACCTGGGCCTGGGTCTGCGCATGGTACAGGGCGTGGTGCACGTCTACACCCGCAGGGAGCCCGATGTGCA TTGCTCTGAGGTGGAGCTGCCATACCCGGACCTGCAGGAGTTTGTGGCTGACGTCAACGTGCTGATGGCGCTGATTATCAACGGCCCCAT AAAGTCGTTCTGCTACCGCCGGCTGCAGTACCTGAGCTCCAAGTTCCAGATGCACGTGCTGCTCAATGAGATGAAAGAGCTAGCTGCCCAGAAGAAGGTGCCACACCGAGATTTCTACAACATCCGCAAG GTGGATACGCACATCCACGCCTCGTCCTGCATGAACCAGAAGCACCTACTGCGCTTCATCAAGCGGGCAATGAAGCGCCACCTGGAGGAGATCGTGCACGTGGAGCAGGGCCGTGAGCAGACGCTGCGGGAGGTCTTCGAGAGCATGAATCTCACGGCCTATGACCTGAGTGTTGACACACTGGACGTGCATGCG GACAGGAACACCTTCCATCGCTTTGACAAGTTCAATGCCAAGTACAACCCTATTGGGGAATCTGTCCTCCGAGAGATCTTCATCAAGACGGACAACAAGGTTTCTGGGAAGTACTTCGCTCACATCATCAAG GAGGTGATGGCAGACCTGGAGGAGAGCAAATACCAGAATGCGGAGCTGAGGCTGTCCATCTATGGGCGCTCGAGGGACGAGTGGGACAAGCTGGCACACTGGGCCGTGATGCATCGCGTGCACTCCCCCAACGTGCGCTGGCTCGTGCAGGTGCCGCGCCTCTT TGATGTGTACCGTACCAAGGGCCAGCTGGCCAACTTTCAGGAGATGCTGGAGAACATCTTCCTGCCGCTGTTCGAGGCCACCGTGCACCCTGCCAGCCACCCGGAACTGCACCTCTTCCTGCAGCAT GTGGACGGCTTTGACAGCGTGGATGATGAGTCCAAGCCCGAGAACCACGTCTTCAACCTGGAGAGCCCCCTGCCCGAGGCTTGGGTGGAGGAGGACAACCCGCCCTACGCCTATTATCTGTACTACACCTTCGCCAACATGGCCATGCTGAACCACCTGCGCAG GCAAAGGGGCTTCCACACGTTTGTGCTGCGGCCGCACTGCGGGGAGGCTGGGCCCATCCACCACCTGGTGTCTGCGTTCATGCTGGCTGAGAACATCTCGCACGGGCTGCTTCTGCGCAAG GCCCCGGTCCTGCAGTACCTGTATTACCTGGCCCAGATCGGCATCGCCATGTCGCCGCTCAGCAACAACAGCCTCTTCCTCAGCTACCACCGGAACCCGCTACCTGAGTACCTGTCCCGCGGCCTCATGGTCTCGCTGTCCACTGACGACCCTCTGCAGTTCCACTTCACCAAG GAGCCGCTGATGGAAGAGTACAGCATCGCCACCCAGGTGTGGAAGCTCAGTTCCTGCGACATGTGTGAGCTGGCGCGCAACAGTGTGCTCATGAGTGGCTTCTCCCACAAG GTGAAGAGCCACTGGCTGGGACCCAACTACACCAAGGAGGGTCCTGAGGGCAATGACATCCGCCGCACGAACGTGCCGGACATCCGCGTGAGCTACCGCCACGAGACCCTGTGCCAGGAGCTGGCGCTCATCACGCAGGCCGTCCAAAGTGAGATGCTGGAGACCATCCCTGAGGAGCCAGGTCTCACCATGAGTCCGGGGCCTCAGTGA
- the AMPD2 gene encoding AMP deaminase 2 isoform X3 has translation MASYPSGPGKPKAKYPFKKRASQQPSSAVPEARGGLGAPPLQSARSLPGPAPCHKHFPLDLRTSMDGKCKEIAEELFSRSLAESELRSAPYEFPEESPIEQLEERRQRLERQISQDVKLEPDILLRAKQDFLKTDSDLDFQLYKEQSEGQGDRGLRERDMVLEREFQRVTIAGDEKCGVPFTDLLDAAKSVVRALFIREKYMALSLQGFCTTTRRYLQQLAEKPLETRTYEQGPDTPVSADAPVHPPALEQHPYEHWEPSAMPGDLGLGLRMVQGVVHVYTRREPDVHCSEVELPYPDLQEFVADVNVLMALIINGPIKSFCYRRLQYLSSKFQMHVLLNEMKELAAQKKVPHRDFYNIRKVDTHIHASSCMNQKHLLRFIKRAMKRHLEEIVHVEQGREQTLREVFESMNLTAYDLSVDTLDVHADRNTFHRFDKFNAKYNPIGESVLREIFIKTDNKVSGKYFAHIIKEVMADLEESKYQNAELRLSIYGRSRDEWDKLAHWAVMHRVHSPNVRWLVQVPRLFDVYRTKGQLANFQEMLENIFLPLFEATVHPASHPELHLFLQHVDGFDSVDDESKPENHVFNLESPLPEAWVEEDNPPYAYYLYYTFANMAMLNHLRRQRGFHTFVLRPHCGEAGPIHHLVSAFMLAENISHGLLLRKAPVLQYLYYLAQIGIAMSPLSNNSLFLSYHRNPLPEYLSRGLMVSLSTDDPLQFHFTKEPLMEEYSIATQVWKLSSCDMCELARNSVLMSGFSHKVKSHWLGPNYTKEGPEGNDIRRTNVPDIRVSYRHETLCQELALITQAVQSEMLETIPEEPGLTMSPGPQ, from the exons ATGGCGTCCTATCCATCCGGCCCGGGCAAACCCAAGGCCAAATATCCCTTTAAGAAGCGTGCCAGCCAGCAGCCCTCCTCTGCAGTACCAG AGGCTCGGGGTGGGCTGGGGGCCCCTCCGCTGCAGTCTGCCCGAtccctgccaggccctgccccctGCCACAAGCACTTCCCGCTCGACCTACGCACGTCTATGGATGGCAAATGCAAGGAGATCGCGGAG GAGCTGTTCAGCCGCTCCCTGGCTGAGAGCGAGCTCCGCAGCGCCCCCTACGAGTTCCCCGAGGAAAGCCCCATCGAGCAGCTGGAGGAGCGCAGGCAGCGCCTGGAGCGGCAGATCAGCCAGGATGTCAA GCTGGAGCCCGACATCCTGCTTCGGGCCAAGCAGGATTTCCTGAAGACGGACAGTGACTTGGACTTCCa GCTCTACAAGGAGCAGAGTGAGGGGCAAGGTGACCGGGGTCTGCGGGAGCGTGACATGGTGCTGGAGCGGGAATTTCAGCGGGTCACCATCGCTGGGGATGAGAAGTGTGGG GTGCCATTCACAGACCTGCTGGACGCAGCCAAGAGTGTGGTGCGGGCCCTCTTCATCCGGGAGAAGTACATGGCGTTGTCGCTGCAGGGCTTCTGCACCACTACCCGCCGGTATCTGCAGCAGCTGGCTGAGAAGCCTCTGGAGACGCGGACCTATGAGCAGGGCCCCGACACCCCTGTGTCTGCAG ATGCCCCGGTGCACCCCCCGGCGCTGGAGCAGCACCCCTATGAGCACTGGGAGCCCAGCGCCATGCCCGGGGACCTGGGCCTGGGTCTGCGCATGGTACAGGGCGTGGTGCACGTCTACACCCGCAGGGAGCCCGATGTGCA TTGCTCTGAGGTGGAGCTGCCATACCCGGACCTGCAGGAGTTTGTGGCTGACGTCAACGTGCTGATGGCGCTGATTATCAACGGCCCCAT AAAGTCGTTCTGCTACCGCCGGCTGCAGTACCTGAGCTCCAAGTTCCAGATGCACGTGCTGCTCAATGAGATGAAAGAGCTAGCTGCCCAGAAGAAGGTGCCACACCGAGATTTCTACAACATCCGCAAG GTGGATACGCACATCCACGCCTCGTCCTGCATGAACCAGAAGCACCTACTGCGCTTCATCAAGCGGGCAATGAAGCGCCACCTGGAGGAGATCGTGCACGTGGAGCAGGGCCGTGAGCAGACGCTGCGGGAGGTCTTCGAGAGCATGAATCTCACGGCCTATGACCTGAGTGTTGACACACTGGACGTGCATGCG GACAGGAACACCTTCCATCGCTTTGACAAGTTCAATGCCAAGTACAACCCTATTGGGGAATCTGTCCTCCGAGAGATCTTCATCAAGACGGACAACAAGGTTTCTGGGAAGTACTTCGCTCACATCATCAAG GAGGTGATGGCAGACCTGGAGGAGAGCAAATACCAGAATGCGGAGCTGAGGCTGTCCATCTATGGGCGCTCGAGGGACGAGTGGGACAAGCTGGCACACTGGGCCGTGATGCATCGCGTGCACTCCCCCAACGTGCGCTGGCTCGTGCAGGTGCCGCGCCTCTT TGATGTGTACCGTACCAAGGGCCAGCTGGCCAACTTTCAGGAGATGCTGGAGAACATCTTCCTGCCGCTGTTCGAGGCCACCGTGCACCCTGCCAGCCACCCGGAACTGCACCTCTTCCTGCAGCAT GTGGACGGCTTTGACAGCGTGGATGATGAGTCCAAGCCCGAGAACCACGTCTTCAACCTGGAGAGCCCCCTGCCCGAGGCTTGGGTGGAGGAGGACAACCCGCCCTACGCCTATTATCTGTACTACACCTTCGCCAACATGGCCATGCTGAACCACCTGCGCAG GCAAAGGGGCTTCCACACGTTTGTGCTGCGGCCGCACTGCGGGGAGGCTGGGCCCATCCACCACCTGGTGTCTGCGTTCATGCTGGCTGAGAACATCTCGCACGGGCTGCTTCTGCGCAAG GCCCCGGTCCTGCAGTACCTGTATTACCTGGCCCAGATCGGCATCGCCATGTCGCCGCTCAGCAACAACAGCCTCTTCCTCAGCTACCACCGGAACCCGCTACCTGAGTACCTGTCCCGCGGCCTCATGGTCTCGCTGTCCACTGACGACCCTCTGCAGTTCCACTTCACCAAG GAGCCGCTGATGGAAGAGTACAGCATCGCCACCCAGGTGTGGAAGCTCAGTTCCTGCGACATGTGTGAGCTGGCGCGCAACAGTGTGCTCATGAGTGGCTTCTCCCACAAG GTGAAGAGCCACTGGCTGGGACCCAACTACACCAAGGAGGGTCCTGAGGGCAATGACATCCGCCGCACGAACGTGCCGGACATCCGCGTGAGCTACCGCCACGAGACCCTGTGCCAGGAGCTGGCGCTCATCACGCAGGCCGTCCAAAGTGAGATGCTGGAGACCATCCCTGAGGAGCCAGGTCTCACCATGAGTCCGGGGCCTCAGTGA
- the AMPD2 gene encoding AMP deaminase 2 isoform X2, with product MEAPPGGCLDNRNRGQGLFRWRGLCFLHHSLPLGAGRRKGLDVAEPGPAGAAQTPPPSPRPEPWRPIHPARANPRPNIPLRSVPASSPPLQYQELFSRSLAESELRSAPYEFPEESPIEQLEERRQRLERQISQDVKLEPDILLRAKQDFLKTDSDLDFQLYKEQSEGQGDRGLRERDMVLEREFQRVTIAGDEKCGVPFTDLLDAAKSVVRALFIREKYMALSLQGFCTTTRRYLQQLAEKPLETRTYEQGPDTPVSADAPVHPPALEQHPYEHWEPSAMPGDLGLGLRMVQGVVHVYTRREPDVHCSEVELPYPDLQEFVADVNVLMALIINGPIKSFCYRRLQYLSSKFQMHVLLNEMKELAAQKKVPHRDFYNIRKVDTHIHASSCMNQKHLLRFIKRAMKRHLEEIVHVEQGREQTLREVFESMNLTAYDLSVDTLDVHADRNTFHRFDKFNAKYNPIGESVLREIFIKTDNKVSGKYFAHIIKEVMADLEESKYQNAELRLSIYGRSRDEWDKLAHWAVMHRVHSPNVRWLVQVPRLFDVYRTKGQLANFQEMLENIFLPLFEATVHPASHPELHLFLQHVDGFDSVDDESKPENHVFNLESPLPEAWVEEDNPPYAYYLYYTFANMAMLNHLRRQRGFHTFVLRPHCGEAGPIHHLVSAFMLAENISHGLLLRKAPVLQYLYYLAQIGIAMSPLSNNSLFLSYHRNPLPEYLSRGLMVSLSTDDPLQFHFTKEPLMEEYSIATQVWKLSSCDMCELARNSVLMSGFSHKVKSHWLGPNYTKEGPEGNDIRRTNVPDIRVSYRHETLCQELALITQAVQSEMLETIPEEPGLTMSPGPQ from the exons ATGGAGGCCCCTCCCGGAGGTTGCCTAGACAACAGAAATCGTGGCCAGGGCCTCTTCCGCTGGCGGGGCCTCTGCTTCCTGCATCACTCACTCCcgctgggggcggggcggaggaAGGGGTTGgatgtggcagagccaggcccagCTGGTGCGGCTCAGACTCCCCCGCCATCTCCACGACCAGAGCCATGGCGTCCTATCCATCCGGCCCGGGCAAACCCAAGGCCAAATATCCCTTTAAGAAGCGTGCCAGCCAGCAGCCCTCCTCTGCAGTACCAG GAGCTGTTCAGCCGCTCCCTGGCTGAGAGCGAGCTCCGCAGCGCCCCCTACGAGTTCCCCGAGGAAAGCCCCATCGAGCAGCTGGAGGAGCGCAGGCAGCGCCTGGAGCGGCAGATCAGCCAGGATGTCAA GCTGGAGCCCGACATCCTGCTTCGGGCCAAGCAGGATTTCCTGAAGACGGACAGTGACTTGGACTTCCa GCTCTACAAGGAGCAGAGTGAGGGGCAAGGTGACCGGGGTCTGCGGGAGCGTGACATGGTGCTGGAGCGGGAATTTCAGCGGGTCACCATCGCTGGGGATGAGAAGTGTGGG GTGCCATTCACAGACCTGCTGGACGCAGCCAAGAGTGTGGTGCGGGCCCTCTTCATCCGGGAGAAGTACATGGCGTTGTCGCTGCAGGGCTTCTGCACCACTACCCGCCGGTATCTGCAGCAGCTGGCTGAGAAGCCTCTGGAGACGCGGACCTATGAGCAGGGCCCCGACACCCCTGTGTCTGCAG ATGCCCCGGTGCACCCCCCGGCGCTGGAGCAGCACCCCTATGAGCACTGGGAGCCCAGCGCCATGCCCGGGGACCTGGGCCTGGGTCTGCGCATGGTACAGGGCGTGGTGCACGTCTACACCCGCAGGGAGCCCGATGTGCA TTGCTCTGAGGTGGAGCTGCCATACCCGGACCTGCAGGAGTTTGTGGCTGACGTCAACGTGCTGATGGCGCTGATTATCAACGGCCCCAT AAAGTCGTTCTGCTACCGCCGGCTGCAGTACCTGAGCTCCAAGTTCCAGATGCACGTGCTGCTCAATGAGATGAAAGAGCTAGCTGCCCAGAAGAAGGTGCCACACCGAGATTTCTACAACATCCGCAAG GTGGATACGCACATCCACGCCTCGTCCTGCATGAACCAGAAGCACCTACTGCGCTTCATCAAGCGGGCAATGAAGCGCCACCTGGAGGAGATCGTGCACGTGGAGCAGGGCCGTGAGCAGACGCTGCGGGAGGTCTTCGAGAGCATGAATCTCACGGCCTATGACCTGAGTGTTGACACACTGGACGTGCATGCG GACAGGAACACCTTCCATCGCTTTGACAAGTTCAATGCCAAGTACAACCCTATTGGGGAATCTGTCCTCCGAGAGATCTTCATCAAGACGGACAACAAGGTTTCTGGGAAGTACTTCGCTCACATCATCAAG GAGGTGATGGCAGACCTGGAGGAGAGCAAATACCAGAATGCGGAGCTGAGGCTGTCCATCTATGGGCGCTCGAGGGACGAGTGGGACAAGCTGGCACACTGGGCCGTGATGCATCGCGTGCACTCCCCCAACGTGCGCTGGCTCGTGCAGGTGCCGCGCCTCTT TGATGTGTACCGTACCAAGGGCCAGCTGGCCAACTTTCAGGAGATGCTGGAGAACATCTTCCTGCCGCTGTTCGAGGCCACCGTGCACCCTGCCAGCCACCCGGAACTGCACCTCTTCCTGCAGCAT GTGGACGGCTTTGACAGCGTGGATGATGAGTCCAAGCCCGAGAACCACGTCTTCAACCTGGAGAGCCCCCTGCCCGAGGCTTGGGTGGAGGAGGACAACCCGCCCTACGCCTATTATCTGTACTACACCTTCGCCAACATGGCCATGCTGAACCACCTGCGCAG GCAAAGGGGCTTCCACACGTTTGTGCTGCGGCCGCACTGCGGGGAGGCTGGGCCCATCCACCACCTGGTGTCTGCGTTCATGCTGGCTGAGAACATCTCGCACGGGCTGCTTCTGCGCAAG GCCCCGGTCCTGCAGTACCTGTATTACCTGGCCCAGATCGGCATCGCCATGTCGCCGCTCAGCAACAACAGCCTCTTCCTCAGCTACCACCGGAACCCGCTACCTGAGTACCTGTCCCGCGGCCTCATGGTCTCGCTGTCCACTGACGACCCTCTGCAGTTCCACTTCACCAAG GAGCCGCTGATGGAAGAGTACAGCATCGCCACCCAGGTGTGGAAGCTCAGTTCCTGCGACATGTGTGAGCTGGCGCGCAACAGTGTGCTCATGAGTGGCTTCTCCCACAAG GTGAAGAGCCACTGGCTGGGACCCAACTACACCAAGGAGGGTCCTGAGGGCAATGACATCCGCCGCACGAACGTGCCGGACATCCGCGTGAGCTACCGCCACGAGACCCTGTGCCAGGAGCTGGCGCTCATCACGCAGGCCGTCCAAAGTGAGATGCTGGAGACCATCCCTGAGGAGCCAGGTCTCACCATGAGTCCGGGGCCTCAGTGA